A genome region from Dehalococcoidia bacterium includes the following:
- a CDS encoding phosphotransferase, with amino-acid sequence MTVPIVAADAVTPAWLTQLLRDAGVISRAAVTRIERTRIGTGLVGQNVRFTLTYDHDEPGAPASVVGKFPSTEPLSRRTAVGGGIYEREVRFYREVAPTVHIRTPACYAAAVDSASGDFVVLLEDLAPARQGDQIAGCSIAQAELALAELAGLHAPRWGEAALQGLDWLPRPTPVALMRRQQLYQAVWPRFLETYEAALPPGGVALGERFGRTLARALDPDGAPPCITHGDYRIDNMLFGTAEGGYPLAVVDWQTVGIGAGAQDAAYFLGAGPLVAERRTHEERLLRCYYDALLAGGVHGYSWDACWRDYRRGSLSGLSMTVVASMIVETDARGVAMFSAMAERHFSHALEIGAEEFFA; translated from the coding sequence ATGACCGTACCGATCGTCGCGGCGGATGCAGTCACCCCTGCATGGCTGACCCAGTTGCTGCGCGACGCGGGCGTCATCTCCCGCGCCGCCGTCACCCGCATCGAGCGCACGCGCATCGGCACCGGTCTGGTGGGGCAGAACGTCCGCTTCACGCTCACCTACGACCACGACGAGCCAGGAGCGCCGGCCAGTGTCGTCGGGAAGTTCCCCTCGACCGAGCCGCTCAGCCGTCGGACCGCCGTGGGCGGCGGCATTTACGAGCGCGAGGTGCGCTTCTACCGCGAAGTGGCGCCCACGGTGCACATCCGCACTCCGGCCTGCTACGCCGCCGCCGTCGACTCCGCCAGCGGCGACTTTGTGGTGCTGCTCGAAGACCTTGCCCCCGCTCGCCAGGGCGATCAGATCGCCGGCTGCAGCATCGCCCAGGCAGAACTTGCGCTTGCCGAGCTGGCCGGGCTGCATGCGCCGCGCTGGGGCGAGGCCGCCTTGCAGGGGCTCGACTGGCTGCCGCGCCCGACGCCGGTGGCGCTCATGCGCCGCCAGCAGCTGTACCAAGCGGTATGGCCGCGCTTTCTCGAGACGTACGAGGCGGCGCTGCCTCCCGGCGGCGTAGCATTGGGTGAGCGCTTCGGACGGACACTGGCGCGAGCGCTGGACCCGGACGGCGCACCGCCGTGCATTACGCACGGTGACTACCGCATCGACAACATGCTGTTCGGCACGGCCGAAGGCGGCTACCCGCTGGCCGTGGTGGATTGGCAGACGGTGGGCATCGGCGCGGGCGCGCAGGATGCCGCCTACTTCCTGGGCGCCGGACCGCTCGTCGCGGAACGGCGGACGCATGAAGAGCGCCTGCTGCGCTGCTATTACGATGCGCTGCTCGCCGGCGGCGTGCATGGCTACTCGTGGGACGCGTGCTGGCGCGATTACCGTCGCGGATCGCTGAGCGGCCTGAGCATGACCGTAGTCGCGTCAATGATCGTCGAGACGGACGCCCGCGGCGTTGCCATGTTCTCTGCCATGGCCGAACGCCACTTCAGCCACGCGCTTGAGATCGGCGCCGAGGAATTCTTCGCCTGA